In Saccharomonospora marina XMU15, one genomic interval encodes:
- a CDS encoding phosphotransferase family protein: protein MSNEDPPGLDLERLRTHLERELPGLVAGPLNAQVVEGGRSNLTYVVSDGTNRWVVRRPPLGHVLPTAHDMGREHKVLSALGPTAVPVPPTRLLCTDESVIGAPFYVMDFVEGTPYRKAEELAALGERRTRHIADALIDTLGDLHAVDFVSVGLSDFGRPEGYLERQLRRWKKQLDASRSRDLPGIETLHERLAARLPASGSPTIVHGDYRLDNVLVGSDDQIKAVLDWEMSTLGDPLTDLALLIAYAQLSTLDVGVVSNVSAAPGYPAADEVITRYTQRSGRDVSALNWYVAFAFFKLAVILEGIYYRFSQGKTVGEGFEAIGDGVPPLVAHGNATLKED from the coding sequence ATGAGCAACGAGGACCCACCGGGCCTCGACCTTGAGCGGCTGCGCACCCACCTCGAACGCGAGCTACCCGGCCTCGTGGCAGGGCCGCTGAACGCTCAGGTGGTGGAGGGCGGCCGGTCCAACCTGACATACGTGGTCAGCGACGGCACCAACCGCTGGGTGGTGCGCCGCCCGCCACTGGGGCACGTGCTGCCGACGGCCCACGACATGGGGCGCGAGCACAAGGTGCTGAGCGCGCTGGGGCCCACGGCGGTTCCGGTTCCGCCCACCCGGTTGCTGTGCACGGACGAGTCGGTGATCGGCGCGCCGTTCTACGTGATGGATTTCGTGGAGGGCACGCCCTACCGCAAGGCCGAGGAGCTGGCCGCGCTCGGCGAGCGGCGCACCCGCCACATCGCCGACGCACTGATCGACACGCTCGGCGATCTGCATGCCGTGGACTTCGTCTCGGTTGGCCTTTCCGACTTCGGCAGGCCGGAAGGCTACCTGGAGCGGCAGCTGCGGCGGTGGAAGAAGCAGCTCGACGCCTCCCGCAGCCGTGACCTGCCCGGCATCGAGACGCTGCACGAACGCCTCGCGGCCAGGTTGCCCGCCTCCGGCAGTCCGACGATCGTGCACGGCGACTACCGCCTCGACAACGTGCTGGTGGGGTCGGACGATCAGATCAAGGCCGTGCTGGACTGGGAGATGTCCACGCTCGGCGACCCGCTCACCGACCTGGCGCTGCTCATCGCCTACGCCCAGCTCAGCACGCTGGACGTCGGCGTCGTCAGCAACGTCAGCGCCGCGCCGGGGTACCCGGCGGCCGACGAGGTCATCACCCGCTACACCCAGCGCAGCGGCCGCGACGTCTCGGCTCTCAACTGGTACGTGGCGTTCGCCTTCTTCAAGCTCGCGGTGATCCTCGAGGGCATCTACTACCGGTTCAGCCAGGGCAAGACCGTCGGTGAGGGATTCGAGGCCATCGGCGACGGCGTGCCACCGCTGGTGGCGCACGGCAACGCCACCTTGAAGGAGGACTGA
- a CDS encoding acyl-CoA dehydrogenase family protein, which produces MDFDFDSTTEEHRQRLQSFMAEHVYPAEPVLAEQTRDKADPWQVPPVVTELRAAARKRGLWNFFLPGELGAGLTNLQYAPLAEITGRSPQLAPAAINCAAPDTGNMELLAEFGNEQQKQRWLRPLLDGEIRSAFAMTEPEVASSDATNIATRIRRDGDDYVINGRKWFITGAMNPNCRVLIVMGKTDPDAPPHRQQSMILVPRDTPGVHIRRGMSVFGFDDSDHGGHAEIVFDDARVPAENLIDEEGSGFAIAQARLGPGRIHHCMRLIGMAERAIELMCERAVSRVAFGKPLAEQGVIREWIAESRVRVEQLRLLVLKTAWLMDKVGNRGAHTEIQAIKIATPASVEWIIDKAIQTHGAAGVSQDFLLAGLWASARMLRLADGPDEVHKRSMARRELKRYQS; this is translated from the coding sequence ATGGATTTCGACTTCGACTCCACGACCGAGGAGCACCGGCAACGGCTGCAGTCGTTCATGGCCGAGCACGTCTACCCGGCCGAACCGGTGCTTGCCGAGCAGACGCGTGACAAGGCCGACCCGTGGCAGGTACCTCCTGTCGTCACCGAACTCAGAGCAGCGGCTCGCAAGCGCGGACTGTGGAACTTCTTCCTGCCGGGTGAACTCGGCGCGGGGCTGACCAACCTGCAGTACGCCCCGCTGGCCGAGATCACCGGCCGCAGCCCGCAACTGGCGCCCGCCGCGATCAACTGCGCCGCGCCCGACACCGGAAACATGGAGTTGCTGGCCGAGTTCGGCAACGAGCAGCAGAAGCAGCGGTGGCTGCGGCCGCTGCTGGACGGCGAGATCCGCTCCGCCTTCGCCATGACCGAGCCGGAGGTCGCCTCCTCCGACGCCACCAACATCGCCACCCGCATCCGGCGAGACGGTGACGACTACGTCATCAACGGGCGCAAGTGGTTCATCACCGGAGCGATGAACCCCAACTGCCGCGTGCTCATCGTGATGGGCAAGACCGACCCGGACGCACCGCCGCACCGCCAGCAGAGCATGATCCTCGTACCCCGGGACACCCCGGGTGTCCACATCAGACGCGGCATGAGCGTCTTCGGGTTCGACGACAGCGACCATGGTGGGCACGCCGAGATCGTGTTCGACGACGCGCGGGTTCCCGCCGAGAACCTGATCGACGAGGAGGGCTCCGGCTTCGCCATCGCGCAGGCCAGGCTCGGTCCCGGCCGCATCCACCACTGCATGCGGCTGATCGGGATGGCAGAGCGTGCCATCGAGTTGATGTGCGAGCGCGCGGTGTCCAGGGTGGCCTTCGGCAAGCCGCTCGCCGAACAGGGCGTGATCCGGGAGTGGATCGCCGAGTCGCGGGTGCGCGTCGAGCAGTTGCGGCTGCTGGTGCTGAAGACGGCCTGGCTGATGGACAAGGTGGGCAACAGGGGCGCCCACACCGAGATCCAGGCGATCAAGATCGCCACTCCCGCGTCGGTGGAGTGGATCATCGACAAGGCCATCCAGACCCACGGTGCCGCAGGCGTCAGCCAGGACTTCCTGCTGGCCGGACTGTGGGCGTCGGCACGGATGCTGCGGCTGGCCGACGGCCCCGACGAGGTACACAAACGTTCGATGGCCCGGCGAGAACTCAAGAGGTACCAGTCATGA
- a CDS encoding acyl-CoA dehydrogenase family protein encodes MTDPAVDATELRDRVKTLLEEHDPATTDRMEFLRARFDAGLAWVHFPPGLGGLGAPRELQSVVEAELAAAGAPDNNPRRIGIGLGMAAPTILRFGTDEQKRRFLGPLWTGEEVWCQLFSEPGAGSDLAALATRAVRDGDEWVVNGQKVWTSTAHTARWAILVTRTDPDVPKHQGMTYFVCDMTHPGVEVRPLRQITGEAEFNEVFLTDVRVPDSHRLGEVGEGWKVAQTTLMNERVAIGGNAMPREGGMLGKVTATWRARPELRTPDLHERLLRLWVETEAFRLAGARLRQQLAVGSPGPEGSGMKLAFARLSQALSGLELELLGDEGLRYDDWTMRRPELVDFLGRHAGYRYLRAKGNSIEGGTSEILRNIIAERVLGLPSEPRVDKDVPWKDLPR; translated from the coding sequence ATGACCGACCCCGCCGTGGACGCGACCGAACTGCGCGATCGCGTCAAGACGCTGCTCGAGGAGCACGACCCGGCCACCACCGACCGCATGGAGTTCCTGCGCGCCCGGTTCGACGCCGGGCTGGCGTGGGTGCACTTCCCGCCCGGGCTCGGCGGGCTGGGTGCGCCAAGGGAGCTGCAGTCCGTGGTGGAGGCCGAACTGGCCGCCGCGGGCGCTCCGGACAACAACCCGCGCCGGATCGGTATCGGTCTCGGCATGGCCGCCCCCACCATCCTCCGCTTCGGCACCGACGAGCAGAAACGCCGCTTCCTTGGTCCGTTGTGGACCGGTGAGGAGGTGTGGTGCCAGCTGTTCAGCGAGCCCGGCGCGGGCTCGGACCTGGCGGCGCTGGCGACGAGGGCGGTCAGGGACGGCGACGAGTGGGTGGTCAACGGCCAGAAGGTATGGACCTCCACCGCGCACACCGCCCGCTGGGCGATCCTGGTGACCCGTACCGACCCCGACGTGCCCAAGCATCAGGGCATGACGTACTTCGTGTGCGACATGACGCACCCCGGTGTGGAGGTCCGGCCGCTGCGGCAGATCACCGGCGAGGCCGAGTTCAACGAGGTGTTCCTCACCGACGTGCGCGTTCCCGACTCGCACCGGCTCGGCGAGGTCGGCGAGGGCTGGAAGGTCGCGCAGACCACGCTGATGAACGAGCGGGTCGCCATCGGCGGCAACGCGATGCCCCGCGAGGGCGGCATGCTCGGCAAGGTCACCGCCACCTGGCGGGCACGCCCCGAGTTACGCACTCCCGACCTGCACGAGCGGCTGCTGCGGCTGTGGGTGGAGACCGAGGCGTTCCGGCTCGCGGGCGCCAGGCTGCGCCAGCAGCTGGCCGTGGGCTCGCCCGGCCCGGAGGGCTCGGGCATGAAGCTGGCGTTCGCCCGGCTTTCGCAGGCGCTTTCGGGGCTGGAGCTGGAGTTGCTCGGCGACGAAGGGCTGCGCTACGACGACTGGACCATGCGCAGGCCGGAACTGGTCGACTTCCTCGGCAGGCACGCCGGTTACCGCTACCTGCGCGCGAAGGGCAACTCGATCGAGGGCGGCACCTCGGAGATCCTGCGCAACATCATCGCCGAGCGCGTGCTGGGGTTGCCGTCGGAGCCGCGTGTCGACAAGGACGTACCGTGGAAGGACCTGCCGCGATGA
- a CDS encoding acyl-CoA dehydrogenase family protein: protein MSTPNLLYSDVETDLRASVRDLLADRCEPSTLLARVESEQPYDPALWRTLSAELGLGGLHVPEELGGQGASTRETALVLEELGRAVAPVPFLGSAVLATSVLLRADTSTEPVAALLRRLAGGEATAALAVPMSSAAGSAFPSSVRVGADGSLDGAVATVADAAVADVLVVPATGDEGPGLYEVDTSAAGVEVADVVPLDLTRRVADVTLRRAPARLLAGPRLAVPALEHGLLVGAGLLASEQLGVAQWCLDETVSYLKGRYQFGRPVGSFQALKHRIADRWLELVAARAAARYAADVLATGGEDAGVAVAVAQSYCAGVAVHAAEECVQLHGGIGMTWEHPAHLYLKRAKADEITLGAPGRHRATLAGLVDLPG from the coding sequence ATGAGCACGCCGAACCTGCTGTACTCCGATGTGGAGACCGACCTGCGCGCCAGCGTGCGGGATCTGCTCGCCGACCGGTGCGAGCCCTCGACGCTGCTGGCGCGGGTGGAGAGCGAGCAGCCCTACGATCCGGCGCTGTGGCGCACGCTCAGCGCGGAGCTCGGCCTCGGCGGGCTGCACGTGCCCGAGGAACTGGGCGGGCAGGGCGCTTCCACCCGGGAGACCGCGCTGGTGCTCGAGGAGCTGGGAAGGGCCGTCGCGCCGGTGCCGTTCCTCGGTAGCGCCGTGCTGGCGACGTCGGTGCTGCTGCGCGCCGACACCTCGACCGAACCGGTGGCCGCGTTGCTGCGCAGGCTCGCCGGTGGCGAGGCGACCGCCGCGCTCGCCGTGCCGATGTCCTCGGCGGCGGGTTCGGCGTTCCCGTCCTCGGTGCGGGTGGGCGCCGACGGTTCACTCGACGGCGCGGTCGCCACCGTGGCCGACGCGGCGGTGGCCGACGTGCTCGTGGTGCCCGCCACCGGCGACGAAGGGCCCGGTCTGTACGAAGTGGACACCTCTGCCGCCGGGGTGGAGGTGGCGGACGTGGTGCCGCTGGACCTGACCCGGCGGGTCGCGGACGTGACGCTGCGCCGGGCTCCCGCCCGGTTGCTGGCCGGACCGCGGCTGGCGGTCCCGGCACTGGAGCACGGGCTGCTCGTCGGCGCGGGACTGCTGGCCTCCGAGCAACTCGGGGTGGCGCAGTGGTGCCTCGACGAGACGGTGAGCTACCTGAAGGGCCGATACCAGTTCGGCCGCCCGGTCGGGTCGTTCCAGGCGCTCAAGCACCGCATCGCCGACCGGTGGCTGGAACTGGTTGCCGCGCGGGCCGCGGCCCGCTACGCCGCCGACGTGCTGGCCACCGGCGGGGAGGACGCGGGTGTGGCGGTGGCGGTCGCGCAGTCGTACTGCGCGGGCGTGGCCGTGCACGCTGCGGAGGAATGCGTCCAGTTGCACGGCGGCATCGGAATGACCTGGGAACACCCGGCGCACCTCTATCTCAAGCGCGCCAAGGCCGACGAGATCACCCTCGGCGCGCCGGGACGGCACCGCGCCACCCTGGCCGGGCTCGTCGACCTGCCCGGCTGA
- the cutA gene encoding divalent-cation tolerance protein CutA gives MASEHVIVATTTDSEERAHALAASAVEAKLGACAQIVGPITSVYRWQGAVETDREWRVEVKSAADRAEALVRHLTEHHTYDVPEVIVTPITSGHADYLSWLVTETRT, from the coding sequence ATGGCTTCCGAGCACGTCATCGTCGCTACCACCACCGACTCCGAGGAGCGCGCACACGCGCTCGCCGCGAGCGCCGTCGAGGCGAAACTCGGCGCGTGCGCGCAGATCGTCGGCCCGATCACCAGCGTCTACCGCTGGCAGGGAGCCGTGGAGACCGACCGGGAGTGGCGGGTCGAGGTCAAGTCGGCCGCCGACCGCGCCGAGGCATTGGTGCGTCACCTCACCGAGCACCACACCTACGACGTGCCCGAGGTGATCGTCACCCCGATCACCTCGGGCCACGCAGACTACCTTTCCTGGCTCGTTACCGAGACCCGGACCTGA
- a CDS encoding TetR/AcrR family transcriptional regulator: MGKGESTKQAILDEAAEIASRVGLQGLTIGTLAARTELSKSGLFAHFRSKESLQLDVLRHTRDRFVDVVVRPALATRRGEPRVRAFFEHWMRWCSGDVLSGGCLFTTAATEFDDRPGPVRDLLVSDERDLRDTIAQVCRTGVAEGHFRDDVDPHQFAQDLHGIVLAYIHSARLLDDPAARQRAGRAFETLLDSLRAAR; this comes from the coding sequence GTGGGCAAGGGTGAGAGCACGAAGCAGGCGATCCTCGACGAGGCCGCCGAGATCGCCAGCAGGGTCGGCCTGCAAGGGCTGACCATCGGCACCCTCGCCGCCAGGACGGAACTGTCCAAGAGCGGACTGTTCGCGCACTTTCGGTCCAAGGAGTCGCTGCAACTGGACGTGCTGCGGCACACCCGCGACCGGTTCGTCGATGTGGTGGTGCGGCCGGCACTGGCCACCCGCCGCGGCGAGCCACGGGTACGCGCGTTCTTCGAGCACTGGATGCGCTGGTGCTCCGGCGACGTGCTCAGCGGCGGCTGCCTGTTCACCACTGCCGCCACGGAGTTCGACGACCGGCCCGGCCCGGTACGCGACCTGCTGGTGAGCGACGAACGCGACCTCAGGGACACGATCGCGCAGGTGTGCCGGACGGGCGTGGCGGAGGGACACTTCCGCGACGACGTCGATCCCCACCAGTTCGCCCAGGACCTGCACGGCATCGTGCTGGCCTACATCCACTCCGCCAGGCTGCTCGACGACCCCGCCGCGCGGCAGCGGGCCGGGCGAGCGTTCGAAACCCTGCTCGACAGCCTCCGCGCTGCCCGCTGA
- a CDS encoding GNAT family N-acetyltransferase has product MIPRAELSALNSTIDRFFAPPGSAHAAGARRWPVVRPLRPSDLPRVEAMSPRLSPTSLHHRFFVGTPAIPAALLRQLRRLDHRQQEAVVALVGTDVVGLAQYASTGRPARADLAVLVVDSWQRMGVGRALVTRLADLASAQGVRTFDAAVLPGNDAAHLGIAAMWPGALGTADEDSINYQLPLPPPG; this is encoded by the coding sequence ATGATCCCGCGAGCCGAACTGTCGGCACTAAATAGCACGATCGATCGTTTTTTTGCCCCGCCCGGCTCGGCCCACGCGGCCGGGGCACGGCGGTGGCCCGTTGTCCGCCCGTTGCGGCCGTCCGACCTGCCCCGGGTCGAGGCGATGTCGCCGCGGCTGTCACCCACCTCGCTGCACCACCGGTTCTTCGTCGGAACGCCCGCCATTCCGGCCGCGCTGCTACGCCAACTGCGGAGACTGGACCACCGGCAGCAGGAGGCCGTCGTCGCGCTCGTCGGGACGGACGTGGTCGGCCTGGCCCAGTACGCGAGCACGGGCAGGCCCGCCCGCGCGGACCTGGCGGTGCTGGTGGTGGACTCCTGGCAACGCATGGGTGTGGGGCGGGCGCTGGTGACGCGGCTCGCCGACCTCGCCAGCGCACAGGGTGTCCGCACCTTCGACGCGGCCGTGCTGCCCGGCAACGACGCGGCACACCTGGGTATCGCCGCCATGTGGCCGGGTGCGCTGGGCACGGCCGACGAGGACAGCATCAACTACCAGCTACCGCTACCACCGCCCGGCTGA
- a CDS encoding phosphotriesterase family protein, with protein sequence MAETGPARRAKQVQTVRGPVSASRLGRVLAHEHIFVLSPEFLVNYPEYEGFREASDVPEAVRRLNELAAEGIDTIVDPTVVGLGRDIRRIQRVAAEVDLNIVVATGLYTYRDLPHFLHQRGPGGPFGDAEPLVEMFVGDITDGIAGTGVKAGVLKCVTDRAGITSGIARVLRAVAEAHHRTGTPIMTHTHAGSRQGLAQQNAFEAEGVDLSRVLIGHCGDTTDLDYLMALADRGSLLGMDRFGVDTILPFERRVDTVVRLCERGYDEHLVLSHDAACYIDWLPRDKLPSVLPNWHYLHITRDVLPALRQRGVTERQLRRMLVDNPRRFLAGD encoded by the coding sequence GTGGCCGAGACCGGACCGGCGCGGCGGGCCAAGCAGGTGCAAACCGTGCGCGGTCCGGTGAGCGCGTCGCGGCTGGGCAGGGTGCTGGCCCACGAACACATCTTCGTGCTCAGCCCGGAGTTCCTGGTGAACTATCCCGAGTACGAGGGCTTCCGCGAGGCGAGCGACGTGCCGGAGGCCGTGCGGCGGCTGAACGAGTTGGCGGCCGAGGGGATCGACACGATCGTCGATCCCACCGTCGTCGGTCTTGGCCGCGACATCCGGCGCATCCAGCGGGTCGCGGCCGAGGTCGACCTCAACATCGTCGTCGCGACCGGCCTCTACACCTATCGCGACCTGCCGCACTTCCTGCACCAGCGCGGGCCTGGCGGTCCCTTCGGCGACGCTGAGCCACTGGTGGAGATGTTCGTCGGCGACATCACCGACGGCATAGCGGGCACCGGGGTGAAGGCGGGAGTGCTCAAGTGCGTCACCGACAGGGCGGGCATCACCAGCGGGATAGCCAGGGTGTTGCGTGCGGTCGCCGAGGCACATCACCGCACGGGCACGCCGATCATGACGCACACCCATGCGGGCAGCAGGCAGGGGCTGGCCCAGCAGAACGCGTTCGAGGCCGAGGGGGTCGATCTCTCGCGCGTGCTGATCGGGCACTGCGGCGACACCACCGACCTGGACTACCTCATGGCACTGGCCGACCGGGGCTCGCTGCTGGGGATGGACCGGTTCGGGGTGGACACCATCCTGCCGTTCGAGCGGAGGGTGGACACCGTGGTGCGGCTGTGCGAGCGCGGCTACGACGAGCACCTGGTGCTCTCGCACGACGCCGCCTGCTACATCGACTGGCTGCCGAGGGACAAGCTGCCCAGCGTGCTGCCGAACTGGCACTACCTGCACATCACCAGGGACGTGCTGCCCGCGTTGCGGCAGCGGGGCGTCACCGAACGGCAGTTGCGGCGGATGCTCGTCGACAACCCACGCCGGTTTCTCGCGGGCGATTGA
- a CDS encoding SDR family oxidoreductase — MSFDFPDAGVVVTGAGGGIGAALARRLAGEGARVVVADLDGDAARAVAAEVGGTAFAGDVASEDGARALVTEARRVLGEIDLFCANAGVAVHGGPEAGEEAWARSWEVNVMAHVRAARQLLPGWLERGRGHFLATASAAGLLTNLGSAPYSVSKHATVAFAEWLQATYRHRGITVQAVCPQGVRTRMLADAGRGGDLIMGAGAIEPEQVAESCVAGLRDGGFLILPHPEVADYYATRATQTDRWLAGMNKLQRKVEQALQE, encoded by the coding sequence GTGAGCTTCGACTTCCCCGACGCCGGTGTGGTCGTCACCGGCGCCGGTGGCGGCATCGGCGCCGCGCTCGCCCGCCGCCTCGCCGGTGAGGGCGCGCGTGTCGTGGTGGCCGACCTCGACGGTGACGCCGCCCGTGCGGTGGCCGCCGAGGTGGGCGGCACGGCCTTCGCAGGCGACGTCGCGAGCGAGGACGGCGCGCGCGCGCTGGTCACCGAGGCGCGGCGGGTGCTGGGTGAGATCGACCTGTTCTGCGCCAACGCGGGTGTGGCCGTGCACGGCGGGCCCGAGGCCGGCGAGGAGGCGTGGGCCCGCTCGTGGGAGGTCAACGTGATGGCCCACGTGCGTGCTGCCAGGCAGTTGCTGCCCGGCTGGCTGGAACGGGGCAGGGGCCACTTTCTGGCCACCGCATCGGCGGCAGGGCTGCTCACCAATCTCGGGTCGGCACCGTACTCGGTCAGCAAGCACGCCACCGTGGCCTTCGCCGAATGGCTTCAGGCCACTTACCGGCATCGGGGCATCACCGTGCAGGCGGTGTGCCCGCAAGGTGTCCGGACCCGGATGCTCGCGGACGCGGGCAGGGGTGGCGACCTCATCATGGGCGCGGGCGCGATCGAGCCGGAGCAGGTGGCCGAAAGCTGCGTCGCGGGCCTGCGGGACGGCGGCTTCCTGATCCTGCCGCACCCGGAGGTGGCCGACTACTACGCCACCCGCGCCACCCAGACCGATCGCTGGCTCGCCGGGATGAACAAGCTGCAGCGAAAGGTGGAGCAGGCGCTGCAGGAGTGA
- a CDS encoding SDR family oxidoreductase yields the protein MNSLKGRVAIVTGASRGIGLGVAHALVEAGAKVCITARKPEPLADAVEQLGGEAVAIGVPGKADDPEHQEQAVARTVETFGSLDLLVNNTGINPVYGPTIDVDIEAAAKIFAVNVLAPLAWTRRARDAWMGEHGGAVVNVASIAGLRSSPGIGMYGVSKAALIRLTTELAAELAPAIRVNAVAPAVVKTKFATALYENREDEVAAAYPMKRLGIPEDVAGAVAFLLSDRASWITGQTLVIDGGSTLGGGL from the coding sequence TCGGCGTGGCGCACGCGCTCGTCGAGGCGGGCGCCAAGGTGTGTATCACGGCCCGAAAGCCCGAGCCGCTCGCTGACGCCGTCGAACAGCTCGGCGGCGAGGCTGTCGCGATCGGCGTGCCGGGCAAGGCCGACGATCCCGAGCATCAGGAGCAGGCCGTCGCCCGCACCGTCGAGACGTTCGGCAGCCTGGACCTGCTGGTCAACAACACCGGCATCAACCCCGTCTACGGTCCGACGATCGACGTCGACATCGAGGCGGCGGCCAAGATCTTCGCGGTGAACGTGCTGGCCCCGCTGGCGTGGACCCGCAGGGCGCGGGACGCGTGGATGGGCGAGCACGGCGGCGCGGTGGTCAACGTCGCCTCCATCGCGGGACTGCGCTCCTCGCCCGGTATCGGCATGTACGGCGTGTCCAAGGCGGCGCTGATCCGGCTGACCACCGAGCTGGCGGCCGAACTCGCGCCCGCGATCAGGGTGAACGCGGTGGCGCCCGCGGTGGTGAAGACCAAGTTCGCGACCGCGCTGTACGAGAACCGCGAGGACGAGGTCGCCGCGGCCTATCCGATGAAGCGGCTGGGGATTCCCGAGGACGTCGCGGGCGCGGTGGCGTTCCTGCTGTCCGACCGGGCGAGCTGGATCACCGGGCAGACGCTCGTGATCGACGGCGGCAGCACGCTCGGCGGTGGCTTGTGA